From a region of the Paenibacillus sp. FSL R10-2734 genome:
- a CDS encoding alkaline phosphatase family protein, translated as MTEMTNKLIVVVLDGLRYDAARKYMGYLEHLVEQGSLSCYRVQSELPSLSRPLYEVLLTGTPVSRNGITANHIVRPSREESVFHLAVAANLRTAAVAYHWVSELYNSAPFNPLADRHQHNVMKPIQHGSFYFEDHYPDSHVFADAVYLRSAYDPHFLYIHSMNIDDAGHRYGGESKEYELSVRTADGLLATVLPIWMEQGYKILITADHGMNANGYHGGITSSERDVPLYTFGVDALSLEKEAEALPQLRMAPLMCHCLGLAPSAAMSKEGLPPLVQRQPHQEVDEPLPLG; from the coding sequence ATGACGGAAATGACCAATAAACTCATTGTGGTTGTCTTGGACGGACTTAGATATGATGCAGCTCGCAAATACATGGGGTATTTAGAGCATCTTGTGGAGCAAGGTTCCTTATCTTGTTACCGAGTACAGTCGGAATTACCCAGTCTGTCACGCCCTCTTTATGAAGTGCTTTTGACGGGTACACCCGTGTCCAGAAATGGAATTACGGCCAATCATATTGTGAGACCCAGCCGTGAAGAGAGTGTATTCCATCTAGCAGTGGCCGCTAATTTGCGAACAGCTGCAGTCGCCTATCATTGGGTCAGTGAGCTGTATAATTCGGCTCCCTTTAATCCGCTGGCTGATCGCCATCAGCATAATGTGATGAAGCCAATTCAGCATGGCAGCTTTTATTTCGAGGATCACTATCCCGATAGCCATGTGTTTGCCGATGCTGTGTATTTACGGAGTGCGTATGATCCGCATTTCCTTTACATTCACTCCATGAATATAGATGACGCCGGACATCGTTATGGCGGTGAGAGCAAGGAATATGAGCTTTCCGTGCGTACTGCCGACGGTTTGCTGGCTACTGTTTTGCCAATCTGGATGGAGCAGGGGTACAAGATTCTGATTACGGCAGATCATGGAATGAACGCAAATGGGTACCACGGTGGGATAACCTCTTCAGAGCGAGATGTGCCGTTATATACGTTTGGAGTAGATGCATTATCTCTGGAAAAAGAGGCAGAAGCACTCCCTCAGCTGCGGATGGCTCCGTTAATGTGCCATTGCTTGGGCCTTGCCCCTTCGGCTGCAATGAGTAAGGAAGGATTGCCACCACTTGTACAGAGACAGCCTCATCAGGAAGTGGATGAACCCTTGCCATTAGGATGA
- a CDS encoding ABC transporter permease, with translation MRKWVEKKWVSVSILWITALCIWQLGAVIYGPDVIPGPWSTLKGGRELLEDGTLMQYIGISFYRVLIGWVLGSLMAIPVGLIIGKVNVIRIFAEPFLNFIRFIPPIAFITLFLVWFGIGEQSKIALIMYATFFIVVLNTLTGVMSVEEDKIRSARSMGASEWQILIHVIVPATIPYIFTGIRLAMGTSYMAIIGAEMIASNEGVGYLIWNSRLFFRTDWIFVGLFCLGFMGFFTDRMFGWFGKKVLYRYGVVSVAARRR, from the coding sequence ATGAGGAAATGGGTGGAGAAGAAATGGGTTTCCGTATCCATACTATGGATTACCGCACTCTGCATTTGGCAGCTTGGGGCAGTAATCTACGGCCCTGATGTGATTCCCGGGCCTTGGAGCACGCTCAAGGGCGGGCGGGAGCTGCTAGAAGACGGTACTTTGATGCAATATATCGGGATTAGCTTTTACCGGGTGCTCATTGGCTGGGTATTGGGTAGTTTAATGGCGATTCCCGTAGGTCTGATTATTGGAAAGGTGAATGTGATTCGTATATTTGCGGAGCCTTTTCTGAACTTTATCCGCTTTATCCCGCCGATTGCGTTCATTACATTGTTTCTAGTATGGTTTGGCATTGGGGAGCAGTCGAAGATTGCATTGATTATGTACGCTACCTTTTTTATCGTGGTGCTAAATACCTTAACCGGTGTGATGTCTGTGGAGGAGGATAAAATCCGTTCAGCCCGCAGCATGGGGGCTAGTGAATGGCAAATCCTAATTCATGTGATCGTTCCGGCGACGATACCGTATATTTTTACGGGGATCCGGCTAGCGATGGGCACCTCGTATATGGCAATCATCGGTGCTGAAATGATCGCTTCAAACGAAGGTGTAGGGTATCTGATTTGGAATTCTCGATTATTTTTCCGTACAGACTGGATATTTGTCGGCTTGTTCTGCCTTGGCTTTATGGGCTTCTTTACGGATCGGATGTTCGGCTGGTTCGGTAAAAAAGTGCTCTACAGATACGGCGTAGTTAGTGTGGCGGCGCGTAGAAGGTAG
- a CDS encoding ABC transporter ATP-binding protein: protein MSLTAKQNTIHIEQLRKSYSEPAAGDVHYIIKDVNLVIKGGEFFVLLGPSGCGKSTLLNMIAGFVSKSGGNLRVDNEEVNKPGRDRAVVFQQADSSLFPWLTVRENVEFGLRMKKIAKAERRSISDRYIGLVGLNGHEEKFPKELSGGMKQRVQLARVLANDPAILLMDEPFGALDAMTRRTMQKELVNIWQQTHKTVIFVTHDIQEALLLGERIGIMSVGPSSNITDIYDNTLPYPRDVASPEFYSLYNQIQSHFEE, encoded by the coding sequence ATGTCATTAACTGCTAAGCAGAACACCATTCATATTGAGCAGCTTCGCAAGAGCTACAGTGAGCCAGCCGCTGGAGATGTTCACTACATTATTAAAGATGTGAATCTCGTAATAAAAGGTGGAGAGTTCTTCGTTCTACTAGGTCCAAGTGGCTGCGGAAAATCGACGCTGCTGAATATGATCGCCGGATTTGTCTCCAAATCCGGCGGTAATCTGCGGGTGGATAACGAAGAGGTGAATAAGCCTGGCAGAGACCGAGCGGTGGTGTTTCAACAGGCGGACTCCTCTTTATTCCCTTGGTTGACCGTCCGTGAGAACGTGGAGTTCGGACTGCGAATGAAGAAAATCGCAAAAGCAGAACGGCGCTCCATATCGGATCGGTATATCGGACTTGTTGGATTGAACGGACACGAGGAAAAGTTCCCGAAGGAGCTATCAGGAGGTATGAAGCAGCGTGTTCAGCTGGCTAGGGTGCTCGCGAATGATCCGGCGATCCTGCTGATGGATGAACCCTTTGGTGCACTCGATGCGATGACCCGTAGGACGATGCAGAAGGAGCTGGTCAATATCTGGCAACAGACGCATAAGACGGTGATTTTTGTAACTCATGATATTCAGGAGGCATTGCTGCTAGGGGAACGGATTGGCATTATGTCTGTAGGACCTTCCTCCAATATCACGGATATCTATGACAATACACTGCCTTATCCACGGGACGTAGCCTCACCGGAATTTTACTCGTTGTACAACCAAATTCAAAGTCATTTCGAAGAATAG
- a CDS encoding ABC transporter substrate-binding protein: MKEVAAKPINKFEGDVVLKKSWISSSFLLLSLSLVILLSGCSSKGDASPSEDGAASGKEETLKIKIADINTNPTFRVALDKGIFAKHGIDAELVNFGSPAEGVNALFIKQVDVAFGADFPLLNAVSKGDYSIIASAGLATDEASTEWKLFVQDDIKTAEELKGKKLSFIRGTFIPYLWDEYLKENQLALSDVELIGQGAFDESYIALKQGAVDGAWFYGSVLNDKLGALAGVHELTDMSKTTVRLGMGIVAGNDFVANNPQGIASFLAAVDEAGVYAQAHPDEVADLMYEEVKQPKESTIKDLPNNPWALGFTQEAYDSLTKQKQYMVDTGIIEKDFDLDRKLNLEPLAKALPEEVTYKK, from the coding sequence ATGAAGGAAGTAGCCGCAAAGCCAATTAACAAATTCGAGGGGGATGTTGTTTTGAAAAAATCATGGATCAGCTCAAGCTTTCTGCTCTTATCCTTATCGTTGGTGATTCTTTTGTCAGGCTGCAGCTCCAAAGGCGATGCGTCGCCTTCGGAGGATGGAGCGGCGAGCGGCAAAGAAGAGACGTTGAAGATTAAAATTGCCGACATTAATACGAATCCGACCTTTCGAGTGGCGTTAGATAAGGGGATATTTGCTAAACACGGGATAGACGCTGAACTAGTCAACTTCGGTTCTCCGGCAGAAGGCGTAAATGCACTCTTTATTAAACAGGTGGATGTGGCTTTCGGAGCGGACTTTCCCTTACTGAATGCAGTTTCGAAGGGAGATTACTCGATCATCGCCTCGGCGGGTCTGGCGACAGATGAAGCTTCTACAGAATGGAAGCTGTTCGTACAGGATGATATCAAGACAGCTGAGGAGCTGAAAGGCAAGAAGCTGAGCTTTATTCGCGGAACCTTCATTCCGTACCTTTGGGATGAATATTTGAAAGAAAATCAGCTTGCTTTAAGTGATGTGGAGTTGATAGGACAGGGAGCATTCGATGAATCTTATATCGCTTTGAAGCAAGGGGCTGTGGATGGCGCATGGTTCTATGGTTCAGTTCTTAATGATAAGCTGGGTGCCCTTGCAGGCGTACATGAGCTGACGGATATGTCCAAAACAACCGTGCGGTTAGGTATGGGCATTGTAGCAGGAAATGATTTTGTAGCTAACAATCCACAGGGGATCGCGAGCTTTCTCGCAGCAGTGGATGAAGCTGGGGTCTATGCACAGGCTCATCCAGATGAGGTTGCCGATCTGATGTATGAGGAAGTGAAGCAGCCTAAGGAATCTACGATCAAAGATCTTCCAAACAATCCATGGGCCCTCGGATTCACGCAGGAGGCTTATGACAGTCTGACTAAGCAGAAGCAATATATGGTCGACACAGGAATCATCGAGAAGGATTTCGATCTGGATCGCAAGCTGAATCTTGAGCCGCTGGCGAAGGCATTGCCAGAAGAGGTTACGTACAAGAAATAG
- a CDS encoding aryl-sulfate sulfotransferase: protein MGHSTIYPTGATVYNPGKAWSGYTVFQAGEEGVVLIDMNGKEVHLWKGLLGFPAKIFPGGYVLGSTGRRDPKFGIQDNVDLVQVDWDGNIVWKYNSYEHIEDPGYEPLWYARQHHDYQREGNPVGYFAPGLEPKVDGGNTLILAHKNIYNHQISDKQLLDDTIIEVDWEGNIVWEWAPNEHFAELGFDEAAKNVLFRDPNSRSFGNLGGGVGDWLHINSASYVGPNKFYDAGDERFHPDNVIWDAREANIIAITDKRTGAIVWRIGPDYSLPELKHIDWIIGQHHAHIIPKGLPGEGNLLVFDNGGWGGYGLPNPSSPFGQKNALRDHSRILEINPVTLEIEWQYTAAEAGFSVPTDSYKFYSPYISSAQRLPNGNTLITEGSNGRLFEVTPEHELVWEYISPFIDSRNTNMVYRSYRVPYAWVPQLEKPVEQAIEAIDVTQFRVPGAAPKGSDSVVSVATTLPFVEGAACVATTDEGSSRKAN, encoded by the coding sequence ATGGGACATTCAACCATTTATCCAACTGGAGCAACCGTATATAATCCGGGCAAAGCATGGAGTGGCTACACTGTATTTCAGGCTGGTGAAGAAGGCGTTGTACTGATTGATATGAACGGTAAAGAGGTGCACTTGTGGAAGGGACTGCTTGGATTTCCGGCCAAGATCTTCCCCGGTGGTTATGTATTAGGCAGCACAGGAAGAAGAGATCCGAAATTCGGCATACAGGACAATGTAGATCTGGTTCAGGTCGATTGGGACGGCAACATCGTATGGAAATATAACAGCTATGAACATATAGAAGATCCGGGTTATGAACCACTCTGGTATGCTCGCCAGCATCACGATTATCAGCGCGAAGGTAATCCGGTAGGATATTTTGCACCAGGGCTTGAGCCCAAAGTAGACGGTGGCAATACTTTAATCCTCGCTCACAAAAATATCTACAACCACCAAATCTCCGACAAGCAGTTGCTAGATGATACGATTATCGAGGTTGATTGGGAAGGGAATATCGTCTGGGAATGGGCTCCGAACGAACATTTTGCAGAGCTAGGCTTTGATGAAGCGGCCAAAAACGTACTTTTTCGTGATCCTAACTCACGCTCCTTCGGGAATCTGGGTGGCGGTGTTGGAGACTGGCTGCATATCAATTCGGCCTCCTATGTAGGCCCAAATAAATTTTATGATGCGGGTGATGAGCGGTTCCATCCGGATAATGTGATCTGGGATGCGCGAGAAGCCAATATTATCGCGATTACGGATAAGCGTACGGGAGCCATCGTGTGGAGAATAGGTCCAGACTACTCGTTACCAGAATTGAAGCATATTGACTGGATCATTGGCCAGCATCATGCGCATATCATTCCGAAGGGTTTGCCGGGAGAAGGCAACTTACTCGTATTTGATAACGGAGGTTGGGGTGGTTATGGTCTTCCAAATCCATCTTCTCCCTTTGGGCAAAAGAATGCACTCCGCGATCACTCGCGAATTCTGGAGATCAATCCAGTAACACTCGAAATTGAGTGGCAGTATACCGCGGCAGAAGCAGGCTTCTCCGTTCCTACTGATTCTTATAAATTCTACAGTCCTTACATCAGCTCAGCTCAGCGGTTGCCGAATGGCAATACCTTAATCACGGAGGGCTCCAACGGCAGATTATTTGAAGTTACGCCAGAACATGAACTGGTGTGGGAATATATCTCGCCATTTATAGACTCCAGAAATACGAACATGGTCTACCGTTCCTACCGTGTACCTTATGCGTGGGTACCACAGCTGGAGAAGCCAGTGGAACAAGCGATTGAGGCAATAGATGTAACGCAGTTCAGAGTACCAGGGGCCGCACCTAAGGGATCGGATTCTGTAGTAAGTGTAGCGACAACCCTACCGTTTGTTGAGGGAGCTGCTTGTGTAGCGACGACAGATGAAGGAAGTAGCCGCAAAGCCAATTAA
- a CDS encoding MarR family transcriptional regulator yields the protein MERDEVAMSDKYWRQLEETDWVFRKVVRRFVKERDKVTVEGISLPGMLILHKIIREGEQRLGDLADELDFTSGAITALSDKLEAGGYTVRRRKEGDRRTVMLDITDKGREMAELNSNIGERCISLLFEDFTEEELAQQSHFYQRIISNLEGFSDALLKLAKENAEGEASLILEQKPRASSKKSNYLSY from the coding sequence ATGGAGAGAGATGAGGTAGCAATGAGCGACAAGTACTGGAGGCAGCTGGAGGAGACAGATTGGGTATTCCGCAAGGTGGTCCGTAGATTCGTTAAGGAGCGGGATAAGGTCACCGTGGAAGGTATCTCTTTACCAGGCATGCTAATTCTGCATAAAATCATTCGCGAGGGTGAACAGCGGCTTGGAGACTTAGCGGATGAACTGGATTTCACGTCAGGTGCGATCACCGCGCTAAGCGATAAGCTGGAAGCCGGCGGATATACCGTGCGCAGACGCAAGGAAGGGGATCGCAGGACGGTGATGCTGGACATCACGGACAAAGGCCGAGAGATGGCAGAGCTTAACAGCAATATCGGGGAACGATGTATTTCGCTTCTGTTTGAGGATTTTACGGAAGAGGAATTGGCGCAGCAAAGTCACTTCTACCAGCGGATCATCAGTAATCTGGAGGGATTCTCGGATGCCTTGCTGAAGCTGGCGAAGGAGAATGCTGAGGGTGAAGCCTCGTTAATCCTTGAACAGAAGCCACGAGCCTCTTCAAAGAAAAGTAATTATCTTAGCTACTAA
- a CDS encoding metal ABC transporter ATP-binding protein, whose translation MEIRNLNVDYFGNSALENINIDIPFGHTVGIIGPNGAGKSTFIKSLLEVIKKRTGTVMIEGRDISEYKRKIAYVPQKNDIDLTFPITVKDTVLTGTYPNLRIFQRPGKKERERVAQCMAMVDISDLADKQISNLSGGQLQRVFIARALAQQANVFFLDEPFVGIDLVSEKIIVELLKHLREEGKTILIVHHDLHEVEEYFDKVIILNKKLIAFGDVKDTFTSENILRAYGASLGNLVVKGMGGAEND comes from the coding sequence ATCGAAATTAGAAATCTTAACGTGGATTATTTCGGTAATTCTGCACTGGAAAATATAAATATAGACATCCCTTTTGGACATACGGTAGGAATTATCGGGCCGAATGGTGCCGGTAAATCTACATTCATTAAGTCATTGTTAGAGGTGATCAAGAAGAGAACCGGAACGGTGATGATAGAGGGGAGAGACATTTCTGAATATAAACGCAAGATAGCATATGTGCCGCAAAAAAATGACATTGATCTTACCTTTCCAATCACAGTAAAGGATACTGTCCTAACTGGAACTTACCCAAATCTGAGGATTTTTCAGCGTCCCGGAAAAAAAGAGCGAGAAAGGGTCGCACAATGCATGGCAATGGTGGATATTAGTGACCTTGCAGACAAACAGATTAGCAATTTATCTGGAGGACAGCTTCAAAGGGTCTTTATTGCCAGGGCTCTCGCACAGCAAGCTAATGTATTTTTTTTAGATGAGCCTTTTGTCGGTATCGACTTAGTCAGTGAGAAGATTATTGTAGAACTGCTTAAGCATCTTCGCGAGGAAGGGAAAACCATACTGATCGTTCATCATGATTTGCATGAAGTCGAAGAATATTTTGACAAAGTTATCATTCTAAATAAAAAGCTTATTGCTTTTGGTGACGTTAAAGATACCTTTACATCAGAGAATATTCTCAGAGCATATGGTGCCTCCTTAGGTAATCTGGTGGTCAAAGGAATGGGGGGTGCTGAAAATGATTGA
- a CDS encoding metal ABC transporter permease, with the protein MIDYFSSLLNIPIYALNAGLSAIILGIVSGALGSFIVLRKMSLMGDALSHAVLPGVALSYILGINILLGASLFGLLAAILIQFITSRSNIKSDTSIGIILSSFFALGIVLITFAKSGLDLTHILFGNILAVPQSELMQSFIIMLVVIAVISLLYKELLMSSFDPVVSKAYGLKTGFYHYLLMMLLSVVTVSSLSQVGIVLVIAMLVIPAATSYLWTNKLIHMIIVASAIGAVSGILGVFVSFRFNLPTSATIVLVGVSLFAISFIISPKNNFLRKGLKQG; encoded by the coding sequence ATGATTGATTATTTCTCTAGTTTATTAAATATTCCGATATACGCACTTAACGCCGGATTATCTGCGATCATCCTTGGAATTGTATCAGGAGCTTTAGGGAGTTTTATTGTGCTTAGAAAAATGTCTTTGATGGGGGATGCCTTGTCCCATGCTGTACTCCCTGGTGTGGCGTTATCTTATATATTAGGGATCAACATTCTTCTGGGGGCCTCACTATTTGGACTTCTAGCAGCCATTCTCATTCAATTTATTACAAGCCGCAGCAATATCAAAAGTGATACCTCTATCGGGATTATTCTCAGTTCGTTTTTTGCTCTAGGTATTGTTCTAATCACCTTTGCCAAGAGCGGGCTTGATCTGACTCATATTTTGTTTGGCAACATTCTGGCCGTCCCACAGTCCGAGTTAATGCAATCATTTATTATTATGCTTGTTGTTATCGCCGTTATTTCATTGTTGTATAAAGAGCTTTTAATGAGTTCGTTTGATCCGGTTGTCTCTAAAGCCTATGGGTTAAAAACAGGGTTCTACCATTATTTATTGATGATGCTGCTATCTGTGGTTACCGTATCTTCATTATCTCAAGTAGGAATTGTGCTTGTTATTGCAATGCTTGTTATTCCTGCCGCTACATCCTATCTCTGGACGAATAAGCTAATCCACATGATTATTGTAGCTTCTGCAATCGGCGCTGTATCCGGAATATTAGGCGTGTTTGTAAGCTTTAGATTCAATTTACCCACAAGTGCCACCATTGTTCTGGTAGGTGTAAGTTTGTTTGCTATTTCATTTATCATCTCACCTAAAAATAATTTCCTGAGGAAAGGGTTGAAACAAGGATGA